In Euphorbia lathyris chromosome 9, ddEupLath1.1, whole genome shotgun sequence, the following are encoded in one genomic region:
- the LOC136205345 gene encoding protein MAIN-LIKE 1-like: protein MARRGGIGKGYMGITDKEGADPRRTSSRPVTASARRDREEQQRFMADARRAHAAQAERAEGRDEAAGIDMDGDASMHRPSADTIPINRGVVTRGRDGRFSSTAASSSGSSKRSRSVEDDWVVKDPVPGGPFDGDVIPSFLGHIACAIWAGQDRGVLRCHTRSGYCTKLRLWYSGSSRTIQSRIESSGLFHLPGIMHSHIDAALITAFVERWQPDTSSFHMPFGEMTILMHDVWEILRIPVDGAMVTADATVDELKECVMDLFGATRVELDARHYASGGIRAASVMERCGGDRIPETQAIAWTWLMLGSTLFVDKIGDRIRPSCLLEVQDSAAGAVGLSWGSAALAYLYRHLGIATRGDCGQMTGCMTLLQSWIYEYFPCFRPHREAVTVDPDLPRASLWPSISMEKSDERLRAFRARLDVLTADEVYLLYNYKYYSIKTNLCITCMC, encoded by the exons ATGGCACGAAGAGGAGGCATCGGCAAAGGATACATGGGTATTACG gATAAGGAGGGAGCTGACCCTAGACGCACGTCTTCACGTCCTGTTACTGCATCTGCTCGGCGGGACCGGGAGGAGCAGCAGCGGTTTATGGCGGACGCCCGGAGGGCACATGCTGCACAGGCGGAGCGTGCTGAGGGACGGGATGAGGCGGCTGGTATAGACATGGACGGGGATGCTTCTATGCATCGTCCTAGTGCTGATACTATCCCCATAAATCGTGGCGTTgtgacgaggggtcgagacggacgattttcttctaccgcagcatcttcttctg gtagcagcaagcgatcgaggagtgtagaggatgactggGTTGTGAAGGACCCCGTCCCCGGGGGTCCATTTGATGGTGATGTGATCCCGAGCTTTTTGGGACATATTGCATGTGCTATATGGGCCGGTCAGGACAGGGGCGTccttaggtgtcataccagatcagGGTATTGCACGAAGCTGAGATTATGGTACAGTGGTTCTTCCCGGACGATTCAGTCGCGTATCGAGTCATCTGGCTTGTTCCATTTACCTGGTATTATGCACAGTCACATAGATGCTGCACTGATCACAGCATTTGttgagcggtggcagccagacacgtcatcatttcacatgccatttggcgagatgaccattttgatgcatgatgtgtgggagatattgcgcatccccgtagatggtgccatggtgactgctgatgcgactgttgatgagcttaaggagtgcgtgatggatttgtttggggCGACTCGGGTTGAGTTAGATGCCCGTCATTATGCTTCTGGTGGTATACGAGCCGCTTCCGTCATGGAGCGCTGTGGAGGTGATCGGATTCCTGAGACCCAGGCTATAGCTTGGACGTGGCTGATgctcggttccaccttgttcgtagacaagattggtgaccgcatccgaccttcttgtctgttagaggtgcaggactcggcggctggagccgttggactttcttggggatcagctgcactagcatatctataccgtcatcttggtattgctaccagaggagattgcgggcagatgacgggttgtatgacattgctccagtcctggatttacgagtattttccttgcttcaggccacatcgagaggcagttacagttgacccggatcttcctagggcttcgttgtggccatctatatcgatggagaagagcgatgagcggttgagagcatttcgtgcccggcttgatgtgttgacagcagatgaggtatacttgctttataattataaatactattcaattaaaacaaatttgtgtattacttgtatgtgttaa
- the LOC136205343 gene encoding uncharacterized protein, producing MSSSKNSMQRFNNNGFWTQSSNSTSRHNLEPHLMQRRLKDDSMYNYLEDKEAMELYSRLRAQKEEIQILREQVTSACLRELQLLNEKYVLERKFSDLRMAIDEKQNEAITSASNELVRRKGDLEENLKLAHDLKVVDDERYIFRSSMLGLLTEYGVWPHGINASGISSGVKHLYDQLQWKIRTSHDRIRELAVATHTESEPHDKVNPGSGILMQHVPLQSTSQNGISPPTHYINKWNLEPTDKMMRHNRENDLTDKTRLILDGEMQQQLYKNNLQFASDPERKVNVPYSNSFLDKGIANMRPGDLLNPHSAHDEVAFSVSEEGPGIENFQIIGDAVPGEKLLGCGFPVRGTSLCMFQWVHHLEDGTRQYIEGATNPEYFVTADDVDKLIAVECIPMDDHGRQGELVRIFANDQNKIKCDLEMQQEIDSYISKGEATFSIQLLMDDKWKSATLILYRSGYQIKSISEDIMLTAEKFSKNLSIKIPSGFSTQFVLTCASGSSLPLNTYDVRMRETLVLTLRMFQSKALDVKKKGRA from the exons ATGTCTTCAAGTAAAAACTCTATGCAACGATTTAACAATAATGGCTTTTGGACTCAAAGCTCCAACTCTACAAGCCG ACATAATCTGGAACCACATCTTATGCAAAGGAGGTTAAAAGATGATAGCATGTACAATTACTTGGAAGATAAAGAGGCAATG GAGCTTTATTCACGTTTGAGAGCACAGAAAGAGGAAATCCAGATTCTTCGAGAGCAAGTTACGTCTGCTTGTTTGAGG GAGCTGCAACTGCTGAATGAAAAATATGTGTTAGAAAGAAAGTTTTCTGACTTGAGAATG GCAATTGATGAGAAACAAAATGAAGCTATTACATCTGCCTCCAATGAATTAGTTCGCAGAAAAGGTGATCTTGAGGAAAATTTAAAATTGGCCCATGATTTGAAG GTTGTAGATGATGAGAGATACATTTTCAGGTCATCCATGCTCGGCTTATTGACCGAGTATGGAGTTTGGCCTCATGGCATAAATGCCTCTGGCATATCCAGTGGTGTAAAG CATCTATACGATCAACTACAGTGGAAGATTAGAACTTCTCAT GATAGAATTAGAGAATTAGCGGTGGCTACTCATACTGAGAGTGAACCTCATGATAAGGTCAACCCTGGTTCCGGTATCCTGATGCAACATGTTCCTCTTCAATCCACG AGTCAAAATGGAATTTCTCCTCCTActcattacataaataaatggAATCTGGAACCAACTGATAAAATGATGAGACATAATCGTGAAAATGATCTTACAGATAAAACAAGGTTAATTCTTGATGGTGAGATGCAGCAACAGTTATACAAGAACAACTTGCAATTTGCAAGTGATCCTGAGAG GAAGGTTAATGTTCCTTATTCCAATAGTTTTTTGGACAAAGGTATTGCAAATATGAGACCAGGAGACTTGCTAAATCCTCACAGTGCACATGATGAAGTTGCTTTCTCTGTTTCTGAAG AGGGTCCTGGAATAGAGAATTTCCAGATAATTGGTGATGCTGTGCCTGGAGAAAAGCTTCTTGGATGTGGATTCCCTGTCCGTGGAACTTCTCTTTGCATGTTTCAGTGGGTTCACCATCTTGAGGATGGCACTAGACAATACATTGAAG GGGCCACAAATCCTGAATATTTTGTCACTGCTGATGATGTGGATAAGCTCATTGCTGTTGAGTGCATACCAATGGACGACCATGGCCGTCAG GGAGAACTGGTTAGGATTTTTGCAAATGATCAGAACAAAATAAAATGTG ACCTGGAAATGCAACAGGAAATTGACTCGTATATTTCTAAGGGTGAAGCCACATTCAGCATACAGTTGTTG ATGGATGACAAATGGAAGTCGGCAACATTAATTTTGTATAGATCAGGTTACCAAATTAAGAGCATAAGTGAGGACATTATGCTGACTGCTGagaaattttcaaagaatttATCA ATCAAAATTCCTTCAGGATTTTCAACACAATTTGTTTTAACGTGTGCTAGCGGGTCTTCACTTCCTCTCAATACATATGATGTCCG GATGCGTGAGACACTTGTTTTGACATTGAGAATGTTTCAAAGCAAG GCATTGGAtgtgaagaagaaaggaagagcTTGA
- the LOC136205342 gene encoding PKS-NRPS hybrid synthetase cheA-like — MHNHTMRMYPEGSRQMSGLSIASKQIVRDMSSAQAKPCAILAAVKEKHPEDNSVIKHIYNYRDKMRRDAFEGRDLASQFYHIAVENKYVNYTQADSGVITHVFMAHPESVDMFRTYHWYIDIDSTYKTNKYKMPFVEIVGMTPCNNNFKIAYAIVKDETEGSYRWILQRLRILLVDDLNPTVVVSDRELGLLKSIQEVFPQAAHLLCTWHINKDVEDRVYRIIGDKGLASKFKNGKWRTILESLTIEEYETNLMMMKEKMSRFKGVISYVEETWLVHKEKFVVAWTKEFLHFGNTTTCRVESEHASLKQWLNTATGSLDTVWQKVHKQIESQATNIRYMLEQSRLRQSVTFTGRPLSQLVFKVSHYCLQLLNQELERMRGLSHEVYVRCGCVLRTSHKIPCACELKRACDLEQRISSESVHVFWRTLLINHGHTDENDGRNDLNEEQRYFKSLVDQVSKADPSVMRNISMFIHDQLHPDQAQYTEPDVKINVRGRPKVSKSTKRMPSSWEYNETRRGRARSTSSSRSRGRSGRISSSSSVHNAASSDGKTYHGSEFVHSDKIVGIIKPYVESYYDVVGDGNCGFRTVATYIFGDEEAWQTVRHHIRNEVIANRCLYQRVFVDTVDAALRRFV; from the exons atgcataaccatacaatgcgtatgtatccagagggaagtcggcaaatgagcggactcagtatcgcatctaaacaaattgtgcgtgatatgtcttcagctcaagcaaagccttgtgctattttagcagcagttaaagaaaaacacccagaggacaactcagtaattaaacacatatataattacagggacaaaatgaggagggacgcgtttgaaggtagagacctggctagtcaattctaccatattgctgtggagaacaaatatgtcaattacacacaggctgattcaggtgtgataacgcatgtgttcatggcacatccagagtcagttgatatgttcaggacttaccactggtacatcgacattgattcaacgtacaaaacaaacaagtacaaaatgccgtttgttgagattgttgggatgacgccatgcaataataacttcaagatagcgtatgctattgttaaagacgagaccgaagggagctatcgttggattttgcaaaggctGAGGATTTTGCTTGTTGATGATCTTAACCCGACCGTTGTTGTTAGTGACAGGGAGCTTGGGTTATTAAAGTCGATACaagaagtttttccacaagcagcgcacttgctatgcacttggcatattaataaggatgtggaagatcgtgtgtatagaatcattggagataaaggccttgcctctaaattcaagaatggcaaatggagaacaatattagaatcattaaccattgaggagtacgagaccaatcttatgatgatgaaggaaaagatgagcaggttcaaaggagttatctcgtatgttgaggagacgtggttggtgcataaggagaagtttgttgttgcttggacaaaggagttcctacattttggtaacacaactacttgtcgagtggagagcgaacatgctagtctaaagcaatggctcaatacggcaactgggtcccttgacacggtatggcagaaggttcacaagcagattgaatcacaagcaaccaatataag gtacatgcttgaACAGTCGCGGCTTCGTCAATCAGTCACTTTCACCGGACGCCCATTAAGCCAACTTGTATTCAAAGTCTCTCATTATTGTCTGCAGTTGTTGAATCAAGAGTTAGAGCGTATGAGAgggttgagccatgaagtgtacgtgcgttgcggttgtgtattgagaacatcgcataagataccatgtgcatgtgAACTGAAACGAGCTTGTGATCTGGAACAAAGGATCAGTTCTGAGAGTGTTCACGTGTTttggagaacacttttaatcaatcatggtcacactgatgaaaatgacgGGCGTAATGATCTGAACGAGGAGCAGCGATATTTTAAGTCCTTAGTGGACCAAGTCTCTAAAGCCGACCCATCCGTAATGCgtaatatttcaatgtttatccatgatcaactacaccctgatcaagctCAGTACACCGAACCCGATGTCAAAATTAACGTGCGGGGGCGACCTAAGGTGAGCAAATCCACAAAACGTATGCCGAGTTCTTGGGAATATAATGAAACTCGTCGTGGACGGGCTCGTTCTACTAGTTCATCTAGGAGTCGTGGTAGAAGTGGCAGAATTAGCTCGTCATCCTCGGTACATAATGCTGCCTCATCAG ATGGAAAAACGTATCATGGTTCTGAATTCGTACATTCCGATAAAATAGTTGGCATAATTAAACCATACGTCGAATCATACTACGACGTTGtaggtgatggaaattgtggtttccgtacggtagcaacttacatttttggtgacgaagaagcgtggcagacagttaggcatcacattcgaaatgaagtaattgctaaccgttGTTTGTATCAAAGAGTGTTTGTTGATACTGTTGATGCAGCTCTTCGTAGATTTGTATAG
- the LOC136206191 gene encoding RING-H2 finger protein ATL51-like: MGSVGNQNPWQTYDTYKDCSQGICSIYCPQWCYIIFPPPPPFSLSDDTDSSSATDFSPLIIAVIGILASAFILVSYYTIISKYCRRRSTTSPENTSGWNNESWQGASAVVGGGLDESIIKSISIWRYKKSDGSSVEGNDCSVCLTEFQENESLRLLPKCNHAFHVPCIDTWLKSNASCPLCRANIASSSSHVLQPPQPQPPPSVNQETPAAVTTAQEYQYRSNDSVLVVEDLERSHVVEIREEEEDDDDGIQKIRRSASLNSSSLSIVIKEEDDMEMKKIGSLNMVTSPVALKRSVSTGRIMFITRYDNGRTPFDS; the protein is encoded by the coding sequence ATGGGTTCTGTTGGAAATCAGAATCCATGGCAAACTTATGATACTTACAAAGATTGTTCCCAAGGAATTTGCAGCATCTATTGTCCCCAATGGTGCTACATCATTTTCCCTCCGCCGCCTCCTTTTTCTCTTTCCGACGACACTGATTCTTCTTCCGCCACTGATTTTTCCCCTCTTATCATTGCTGTTATCGGCATTTTGGCCAGTGCTTTCATCTTGGTAAGTTACTACACAATCATTTCTAAATATTGCAGGCGCCGGAGTACTACTTCCCCCGAAAACACCTCCGGATGGAATAATGAATCTTGGCAGGGTGCTTCCGCCGTCGTTGGCGGCGGATTAGATGAATCCATCATTAAGTCTATTAGTATATGGAGATACAAGAAAAGCGATGGGTCCTCCGTTGAAGGGAATGATTGCTCTGTTTGTTTAACGGAATTTCAAGAAAATGAAAGCTTAAGATTATTGCCCAAATGTAACCACGCATTTCATGTTCCTTGTATTGATACATGGTTGAAATCTAATGCAAGTTGTCCTCTTTGCCGAGCTAAtattgcttcttcttcttctcatgtTTTGCAACCACCGCAGCCTCAGCCACCACCATCGGTAAATCAAGAAACTCCGGCGGCGGTAACTACAGCCCAAGAATATCAATACAGGAGTAATGATTCTGTTTTAGTGGTTGAGGATTTAGAGAGGTCTCATGTGGTTGAAattagagaggaagaagaagatgatgatgatgggaTTCAAAAAATTAGAAGGTCAGCTTCATTGAATTCTTCATCTTTGTCaattgtaattaaggaggaGGATGATATGGAAATGAAGAAAATAGGAAGTTTGAATATGGTAACAAGTCCAGTGGCTTTGAAGAGATCAGTTTCAACAGGTAGAATCATGTTTATCACAAGGTATGACAATGGCAGGACTCCTTTTGATTCCTAA